Part of the Arthrobacter globiformis genome is shown below.
CCCTGTTCTGCATCACCGGTACACTCAAGGCGCTGTCCCTCGGGATGAACCCCGTCGCCGCCGTGCTGCTCGGGGTCACGACGGCGGTGGGCGGCGGACTGCTGCGCGACATCACCGCCAACGAGGTGCCCCAGCTGTTCGATGCCCGGGACCTTTACGCGCTGCCTGCCTTCACGGGCGCCGCACTGACCACAGTCCTGTGGCTGCTGGGTGCCTTCAACGCCCTCTCGGCGTGCGCCGTGGCGGCCCTGGTCTTCGCGTTCCGGGTGGTGGCCTGGCGCCGGTCATGGCGCATTCCGCTGGCCGTCCGCGGATGGCACCGGCTGGGGCTCGAACCCGGGAATTCGAGGGGCCGGGATTAGCTAGGATAAGAGCCATGACTGACATGTTCCTCGAGAAGTTCCGTGCGCTTGTTCCAAAGTATCTCGAAGACGAATGGCAGGAAGAGGACGGGCTGTCCGCCGAGGAACTGGACGCGGAACTCTCCGATCACAAATTCACCATCCCCCTGGTGCTGCGCGAGTTCTACCTGGCACTCGGCGGGTGCGAGGACCTCATGGAGGCCTACCACTACTTCTGGGACCCCGAGGAACTCGAGGTGGACGATGAAGGCTTCCTCATGTTCCTTGAGGACGAGGAAGAAAACTTCACTTGGGGCTTCCGCACCGGCGACCTGAGCGTCCCCGACCCCATCGTCTACCGCCGGAACAACGCCCGCGGCCAGTGGAAGAGCGAGGAAGGCACCTTCTCGGAGTTCGTCTTCGACATGTTCGACTGGGCCTTCAACGACGAGGACTAGTTTTTGCTGCCGTCCTGACCCTGTTTGCCCGCGGACGTGCTGCGGCTCGCCGCTTTCCTCGGCGTGTCGCAGTACCCGCGGCCGCAAAGTAGGTCACGACGGCGTCACTCAGGGGCGAATCTGCCAAGTGTTCGCAGACGGAGCACCGCCAGGACCTCGTCCACCATGGCCTCGGGGTGATAGACGACGTCGTCATAGTAATAGCGCAGCGTGAGAAACCCTCCGCGCATGCCGGCGTTGTTTCTCCGCTGGTCTTTCTTGACCTGCCGGGGTTCAAAGTGCGTGGACCCGTCCAGCTCCACCACGACGCATTCCTCAACCAGGCAGTCAACCTCGCCCACCCCCGGCAGGGGAACATGCATGCGGACAGTGAGTCCGGCCCGGACAAAGTGGGTATGGGCCAGGACCTCCAGCACGGAATCTGCCCGCGGTATCAGCAGACCCAGCACCGCGCGGGCACGGCCATTCCTGTTCCCGATGAGTTTGTCCCTCAGAAATTGGGCGGATATCTGGCCCCGACCGGTGGCTGACTGTACCAGCGCGAGCGCTTCAAGCTCCGGCAGGCACTTAAGTGCGTGCAGGAGCACGTCGGCCAAGCCCGCCACCGGATAGCCCGGTTCGGATGCCTGCATACATGGAGCGTGGTCAATCACCCCGACCTTTGGCACCCCATTGCCGCAACTCAGGTGCACTTCCCGTGGAGGATAAAGGGCCCACAGACTGTAGAAGCGGGCCGCCGACACGCAGGTGAGCCGGCCGTTCGCCCTGAAGGCGGCCAGGACGCCGTCGTCCGCCGCGTGCAGTGCGTAAAACCCCCCGCAGCGGCCGGTACAGTCGGCCGGAATGCACCGCAGCCTCAACGGCGGGACGGCGGAACCCGGCGCGAAATAGGTCTCCCCTTTTAGCCGCTCCCCCGCGGCGAACCAGATATGTCTCAAGGTCCATCACTCCACGGTCCACGCGCCCAGAGGTGTTGGGGAGCCGCCGGTTTGCCTATGTGCACAAAAGAGACCCGGTCCGTCAGGACCCCGTTTCACGGCCGGCTCCTCAGGACGCGCCATGCCAACGGCGTGTCTTTCAATGCGGGTGACCAAACAGGGTCAGGACGGCGGCGTTGAAAGTGTGTGACACGCCGATTAACAATCGATTTTGCGGATGTGACAAATCTGTCATAGAGTGTTCACGGATCCACTGAATGCCTCCGGTGGATCTGATGCGAACGGAGAGACGGTCCCGGTTCCGCGCAGCGTTTGACTCGTAACGCTGCAAGGAACCGGGGCCGTTCCGTTTAAGCCGGCTAAAGCCAGAAGGGCCAGCACCCCCTGGGAAGCCGGGCCCTACCTTGAGCCGTCCTAGCTGGCGCGGTCCACCACGGCGTGCGCGAAGCTGGACAGCGAGGCCTTCACAACGCCCTCGGGCAGCGGGTCCAATGCGGCGATGGCGTCGGCCGCCCAGGCACGGGCCACCACCCAGGATTCCGCCGCGACGGGGTGCTCGCGCAGGCCCGGCGACGGCTTCGGCGAGGGCCTCATCCGAGGAGAGGTCGCCGTCGATCAGCTTGAGAAGTTCGACGGCGGACTGGTCACCGTCCGCCGCGGCCTTACGGAGCAGCAGCACAGGCAAGGTGGGAACGCCTTCACGCAGGTCCGTGCCCGGGGATTTGCCGGATTTGACCTTGACACCCGTGACGTCGATGACGTCGTCGGCAAGCTGGAAGGCGACGCCCACCTTTTCGCCGTACTGCACCAGAACGTCCTCGTAGGCCTCGTCGGCGCCGGAGAAGATGGCACCGAACTGGCCGGAGGCCGCCACCAGCGAACCGGTCTTGTCGGCAATCACGGACAGGTAGTGCTCCACCGGGTCCTCATCCGGGCGCGGCCCGACGGTTTCGTGCAGCTGGCCCAGGCACAGCCGCTCGAAGGTCCGGGCCTGGATGCCGAGCGCGCGGCCGCCCAGCTCGGACACGAGGATGGAGGCGCGGGCGAAGATCAGGTCACCGGTGAGAACGGCCACTGAGTTGCCCCAGACCTCGTGGGCCGTGGGTGCGCCGCGGCGGAAGGGCGCGGAGTCCATGACGTCGTCGTGATACAGCGTGGCCAGGTGCGTCAGCTCAACCACGACGGCGGCCTGCACCACGGCGGGCAGCGACGCGTCACCCAGGTGGGCACAGAGCAGGGTCAGCAGGGGGCGGATGCGCTTGCCGCCGGCTTCCACGAGGTGACGCGACGTTGCGTCAGCCAGGGGGTCGGAGTTGGCGATGGCTTCGCGGAGTTTCTTCTCCACCCGGGCCAGGTTGGTGGTGAGGGCAGGACCCAGGTCGGGGTCTTCCGCGATGGCCGCAAAGCCGGCCGGCAGCTGCAGTCCGGTGGCGATGGCAGTGGTGTTGAGGCTGGGTTCGGAGTCCGGCAGGCCATGCCCGGCGTGCGTCCAGCTGTGGTTCGCGGAGTTGGTCACGGGTTAACCCTAACTTTTTGTTGCGGAAACCGCTGATTTGGAGCCGGAGGGGGGCAAGGGCGGAAGAGTTGGAAGTGGCCGGGACCAGCAGTTCGAGCACACGGATCACGCGGTCCTCGAAGCCCTTGGCCGATGGGTCGGTCAGGTTGGCCAGCAGCCGGACCACGAAGCGCATCAGCACGGGAATGGGCATCCCGGTCCGCAGAGCCAGCTTCATAACAGCGGGCTTCCCGATCAGCGCTGCGAAGGCACGCCCCAGCGTGAAGTGGGATCCCCACTGTTCACGCACATAGTCGGCGTACCCCGCGAGCCGGGAATCGGCGTCGGACGCGTTCCAGCCGCCTGAAGCGGAACGGGAACTGGCGTCAATGATGAACTCGGCGGCGAAGCGGGCGGACTCCATGGCATAGGAGATGCCCTCTCCGTTGAACGGGGACACCATGCCGCCGGCGTCGCCGAGGAGCAGAAGGCCGGGCGAGTAGTGCGGGGTGCGGTTGAAGCCCATGGGCAGGGCGGCGCCGCGGATCTCCCCCACCTGGTTCTCCGGGGTGAAGCCCCACTCGGCGGGCATGCCGGCGGTCCACTCGCGGAGCACCTGCTTGTAGTCCAGCTTGCCGAACTCCTTGGAGGAGTTGAGGATGCCCAGGCCCACGTTGGACGTGCCGTCGCCAACGCCGAACACCCAGCCGTAGCCGGGCAGGAGCTTGCCGTCGCGGCCGGGAAGTTCCAGCCAGCCTTCCATCCAGTCGTCGTCATGCCGCGGCGAGGTGAAGTAGGTGCGGACGGCGACTCCCAGGGGCCGGTCGTCGCGCTTCTGGATGCCGAGGGAGACGGCGGTGCGGGTGGAGTTGCCGTCGGCAGCAAGCACGACGTCGGCGCTGAAGTCGAGCGTCTCCCCCGTCTTCCGTCCGGACTCGTCCAGGATCGCTGCGCGCACGCCCGTCACTCGGCCGTCACCGTTGCGGAGCGCCTCGGTCACGCTGTGGCGTTCCAGCACGGTGGCGCCTGCGGCCTGCGCATGCCGGGCAAGTTCCTCGTCGAAGCCCAGGCGGGTGCGGATCAGGCCGTACTGCGGAAAATCGGACACCTCAGGCCACGGCAGTTCAATGCTGCGGCCGCCGGCGAGCAGGCGCAGCCCCTTGTTCCGGCGCCAGCCGTCCTGTTCGGGGTGCGGCAGGCCGAGCTTCTGGATCTCGCGGACAGCCCGCGGAGTGAGGCCGTCGCCGCACACTTTTTCGCGCGGGAAGCTGGTCTTTTCCAGGACCGTGACGTCAATGCCGGCTTTGGCGAGGTAATACGCGGCGGTGGATCCGGCGGGACCCGCGCCAACAATCAGTACTTTCACAGTGTCAGCGGGCGGTCCGCGGGATGTTGCGGCGCAGTTTGGCCACCGGGCCGGTATGGGCGGCGATGGCTTCCACCGAGCCGTCGCCCGTGAGGGGTTTGTGGGCGCGGTGGACGGCCACGATGCCGCCGCTCAGGTTGCGGTAGGTGACATCTTCCCAGCCGGCGTCCTTCAGCCACGCGGCGAGGTGGTCCTGGTCCGGCCAGGCCCGGATGGACTCGGCCAGGTAGACATATGCATCCGGGTTGGAGGAGACCTTGGTGGCGATGGCCGGCAGGGCGCGCATGAGGTACTCGGTGTACATGGTGCGCCACAGCGGAACCACGGGCTGGGAGAACTCGGCGATGACCAGCTTGCCACCCGGCTTGGTCACCCGGAGCATCTCGGCCAGGGCCTTCTTGGGCTCGTTGACGTTGCGCAGGCCGAAGGAGATGGTACTGGCATCGAAGGTGTTGTCGGCAAAGGGCAGGTGGGTGGCGTCACCGGCGATAAAGTCGATGTCCGGGCGGCGGCGCTTTCCGACCTTGAGCATGCCGAGGGAGAAGTCGCAGGCCACCACGTTTATGCCGGCATCGGCATATGGCTCGCTGGAGGTTCCCGTTCCGGCGGCCAGGTCCAGGACCCGCTGGCCGGCGCTTACGTCCATGGCTTCGACCACAACCTTGCGCCACCGGCGCGTCTGCCCCATCGAGAGGACATCGTTGACGACGTCGTATTTGGGTGCGACGTCGTCAAACATCGTGGCTACTTCGTCCGGACGCTTATCCAAGAATGCTCGGTTCACCATGACATTGTCTCAAAAGTTCCGCAGGGTCCGTGACACAGCCGCCGTCGGGCGTGGTGGCCCGGCTGATCCGCCGCGAAACGCCCCCAACCTGCTGCGCGGAGTACTGTTGACCCATCATGACCAGCACGCTCCGCACCCTGACAGTCCCTTTGGATGGAGAATCGGCTCCCGAGGGGCTGCCGCCATATCTGGTCCGGGATGACGTTCTGTGCTGGACCCGGCGCGAGGCCGGCCTGGTGGGCTTCGGCGAGGCGGCGCGCTTCACCGCCACGGGCCCCGAGCGGTTCCTCGAGGCGGACATCTGGTGGCGCCACCTGGTCATTGAGGCAGACATCACCGATCTTGTGGAGCGCCCGGGCACCGGCCCCGTGGCGTTCGGTTCCTTCGCGTTCTCCAAGGCTTCCACCCACGAATCCCGCCTGATCGTGCCGGAGATCGTCGTGGGCGTCCGGGACGGCCGTGCCTGGCTAACCCAAATAACGGCCGACGACGGCGAACTCACCGAGGCGGGCGCGATCGCGGCCCTGAAGGGGTGGCTGGAGTCGGACCCGGCTGCCGCCGTCGGCTCCCCCGCAGACGGCGGGCCGACCGCGGGCCCGGCCGCCGCCGTCGTACATCCGGACCCGGCCACGCTCCCAGACCAGCCCACGCTGAAAACCGGATCCCTCAGCGAAGAGGACTGGATGGACGCCGTCACCGCCGGCGTCGCCCAGATCCGCACCGGGAAACTGGAGAAGCTGGTGCTGGCCCGGGATATCGTCGCGACCGTTCCCGAGGGCGTGAACGCCGCCGAGGTGCTGCGGCAGCTGGCCGGCCG
Proteins encoded:
- a CDS encoding isochorismate synthase; this translates as MTSTLRTLTVPLDGESAPEGLPPYLVRDDVLCWTRREAGLVGFGEAARFTATGPERFLEADIWWRHLVIEADITDLVERPGTGPVAFGSFAFSKASTHESRLIVPEIVVGVRDGRAWLTQITADDGELTEAGAIAALKGWLESDPAAAVGSPADGGPTAGPAAAVVHPDPATLPDQPTLKTGSLSEEDWMDAVTAGVAQIRTGKLEKLVLARDIVATVPEGVNAAEVLRQLAGRYRECWTYGVDGLVGATPEMLIQVEGRTAQARVLAGTLDRRDALGEAGLPLDYAERVLAGSEKQRHEHEIAIQSLTTQLAPFSEAMNAHDEPFILELPNVWHLASDVKAELTEVEGHVPTCLALINALHPTAAVCGTPTQVAGALIRKLEHLDRGPYAGPVGWLDAAGNGEWGIALRGAVIESPTTVRLYAGCGIVEGSQPEAELAETWAKFRPMLESLKISS
- a CDS encoding trimeric intracellular cation channel family protein — protein: MTFSFDTALAWLDLTGIFFFAVSGSLLAARKQFDLLGSLLLASLVSLGGGVIRDIILNSGPPAAFSNPAYLVPPLLATGLVYFLFSSVQRFTSLLILFDAAGLALFCITGTLKALSLGMNPVAAVLLGVTTAVGGGLLRDITANEVPQLFDARDLYALPAFTGAALTTVLWLLGAFNALSACAVAALVFAFRVVAWRRSWRIPLAVRGWHRLGLEPGNSRGRD
- a CDS encoding endonuclease domain-containing protein, coding for MQASEPGYPVAGLADVLLHALKCLPELEALALVQSATGRGQISAQFLRDKLIGNRNGRARAVLGLLIPRADSVLEVLAHTHFVRAGLTVRMHVPLPGVGEVDCLVEECVVVELDGSTHFEPRQVKKDQRRNNAGMRGGFLTLRYYYDDVVYHPEAMVDEVLAVLRLRTLGRFAPE
- a CDS encoding demethylmenaquinone methyltransferase, with product MNRAFLDKRPDEVATMFDDVAPKYDVVNDVLSMGQTRRWRKVVVEAMDVSAGQRVLDLAAGTGTSSEPYADAGINVVACDFSLGMLKVGKRRRPDIDFIAGDATHLPFADNTFDASTISFGLRNVNEPKKALAEMLRVTKPGGKLVIAEFSQPVVPLWRTMYTEYLMRALPAIATKVSSNPDAYVYLAESIRAWPDQDHLAAWLKDAGWEDVTYRNLSGGIVAVHRAHKPLTGDGSVEAIAAHTGPVAKLRRNIPRTAR